A genome region from Methanocaldococcus sp. includes the following:
- a CDS encoding glycosyltransferase family 4 protein — MRIAMITWEYPPRIVGGLAIHCKGLAEGLARNGHKVDVITVGYDLPEYENINGVNVYRVKPISHPNFLTWTLFMAEEMEKKLGILGIDNYDVIHCHDWMTHFVGANLKHACKMPYVQSIHSTEIGRCGGLYSDDSRAIHTIEYLSTYESCQVITVSYSLKEEVCNIFKTPEDKVKVIYNGIDPWEFDIDMSQDEILNFRRSIGVQDDEKMILFVGRLTYQKGVEYLIRAIPKILEKHNVKLVIAGSGDMRNYLEDLSYQLNIRHKVIFLGFVSKEMLKKLYKSSDIVVIPSVYEPFGIVALEAMASGTPVVVSSVGGLKEIIKHEYNGVWVYPKNPDSIAWGVDRVLSDPNFRDYIVKNAKKDVYEKYSWDNIAKETVNVYKIAIEMMR; from the coding sequence ATGAGGATTGCAATGATAACTTGGGAATACCCTCCAAGAATCGTAGGAGGTTTAGCTATTCACTGCAAAGGATTAGCAGAAGGTTTGGCTAGAAATGGACATAAGGTAGATGTTATAACAGTTGGCTATGATTTACCAGAGTATGAAAATATAAATGGAGTAAATGTATATAGAGTTAAACCTATATCTCATCCAAATTTTTTAACTTGGACTTTGTTTATGGCTGAAGAAATGGAAAAGAAATTGGGTATTTTAGGAATTGATAATTATGATGTTATCCACTGCCACGATTGGATGACACACTTTGTAGGGGCTAATTTAAAGCATGCATGTAAAATGCCCTATGTTCAGTCAATACATAGTACTGAAATTGGTAGATGTGGAGGACTATATTCTGACGATTCAAGGGCTATACATACAATTGAGTATTTATCTACTTATGAATCTTGTCAAGTGATAACTGTAAGTTATTCATTAAAAGAGGAAGTTTGCAATATATTTAAAACTCCTGAGGATAAAGTTAAAGTTATCTACAATGGAATAGATCCATGGGAATTTGACATTGATATGAGTCAGGATGAAATTTTAAATTTTAGAAGAAGTATTGGTGTTCAGGATGACGAAAAGATGATACTGTTTGTTGGAAGATTAACATATCAAAAAGGAGTTGAGTATTTAATAAGGGCAATACCTAAAATTCTTGAAAAACATAATGTAAAGTTAGTTATTGCCGGAAGTGGAGATATGAGGAACTATTTAGAAGATTTATCTTATCAATTAAATATAAGACACAAAGTAATTTTTTTAGGTTTTGTCAGTAAAGAAATGTTAAAGAAACTTTATAAATCATCAGATATTGTAGTTATTCCCTCTGTATATGAGCCGTTTGGAATTGTTGCATTGGAGGCGATGGCTTCTGGAACACCTGTGGTTGTTAGTTCAGTTGGAGGTTTAAAAGAAATTATAAAGCATGAATATAACGGAGTTTGGGTTTATCCTAAGAATCCAGATTCAATTGCTTGGGGTGTTGATAGAGTTTTATCTGACCCAAATTTTAGAGATTATATTGTAAAAAATGCAAAAAAAGATGTCTATGAAAAATACAGTTGGGATAATATTGCAAAAGAAACAGTTAA